Proteins found in one Tissierellales bacterium genomic segment:
- a CDS encoding YigZ family protein translates to MEAQYRTVLEEASDEIEIKKSRFIGYAKPIETEEEALEFIEHIKKKHRDATHNVPAYVVGENNKVQRCNDDGEPSGTAGVPMLEVLKKENLRNVVVVVTRYFGGVKLGVGGLVRAYTKGAKAGLEAAKIIEKVKLYAVKYKLDYSLLGKVDYEIEKGDILLARKNYSEVVEVVLLSKEDEIENLNKLMAEWTQGQFDYEVLDENYYNIVDNKVII, encoded by the coding sequence ATGGAAGCACAGTATCGAACAGTATTAGAAGAAGCTAGTGATGAAATAGAAATAAAGAAGTCGAGATTTATAGGTTATGCTAAGCCAATAGAGACGGAAGAAGAGGCTCTAGAATTTATAGAGCATATTAAAAAGAAACACAGAGATGCTACTCATAATGTTCCTGCGTATGTCGTTGGTGAAAATAACAAGGTGCAAAGGTGCAATGATGATGGAGAACCTAGTGGTACGGCTGGAGTGCCTATGCTAGAGGTATTGAAAAAAGAAAATCTTAGAAATGTTGTAGTAGTGGTTACTAGGTATTTTGGAGGCGTAAAGCTTGGCGTTGGTGGGTTGGTTAGAGCGTATACAAAAGGTGCGAAAGCTGGGCTAGAAGCAGCAAAAATTATTGAAAAAGTAAAATTGTACGCGGTAAAGTACAAACTTGATTATAGCCTTCTTGGTAAAGTAGATTATGAAATCGAAAAAGGAGATATTTTATTAGCTAGAAAGAATTACTCTGAAGTGGTTGAGGTTGTGCTTCTTAGCAAAGAAGATGAAATAGAAAATTTGAATAAGCTCATGGCTGAGTGGACTCAAGGACAATTTGATTATGAAGTATTAGACGAAAATTATTACAATATAGTTGACAATAAAGTGATCATATAA
- a CDS encoding CoA-binding protein: MDLFEKYKKEMLDKKIWAIVGVTENKERFGYKIWKLLRDRGYNVYGVNPKYSEIEGEKIYKTLADLPEKVEVVNVIVNPKISLLLLDEIEKQGIEYAWFQPGSLDEDVLDKAESTDLKFVYHECVYAELK; this comes from the coding sequence ATGGATTTATTTGAAAAGTACAAGAAAGAAATGCTCGACAAAAAAATTTGGGCTATAGTGGGTGTAACAGAAAACAAAGAGAGATTTGGATATAAAATTTGGAAACTTTTAAGAGACAGAGGTTATAATGTATATGGAGTTAATCCCAAATATAGTGAAATAGAAGGTGAAAAAATTTACAAAACACTTGCTGATTTACCTGAAAAGGTAGAAGTGGTTAATGTTATAGTAAACCCTAAAATTTCTCTATTGCTATTAGATGAAATTGAAAAACAAGGAATAGAGTACGCATGGTTTCAGCCGGGGAGTTTAGATGAAGACGTATTAGATAAAGCAGAAAGTACTGATTTGAAATTTGTTTATCATGAATGTGTATATGCAGAACTAAAATGA